ACACCTTCGGATGTCAGATCGCGCCTCAGCAACGCCAGGGGGTGACACTTTAGAGATAGCTTTATGGTTGAGTAGTCCTCCATCACTTCTTCGCCCAAGGTCATGGTCGGCAAGGATACATCTGGCTCAGAAAATAGGTCATCATCTTTGAGGGTGCTGAAGAGGGGCAACGGTTTGTCGCCCAAGGGTTTGACCGCCCACAGGGCTTGCCGTCGATTGAGGTCAAGGGAGCCGAAAGCATCGGCCCGGGCTAAAGCTTCCAATGCGACCTTATTCACCCCCGCCCGCCGCCAGACAGCCACCGGGTCGGCATAGCCGTTGCCTCGTGCCGCCACGATCCAATCCGCATCGGTTTGGGCCAAGCCCTTGATCTGGCGAAAACCGAGCCTAAGGGCCCATCCGCCGGCAGGGTCTTTTGGATCATCGCCGAGTTCCAGGGCGCTGTCCCAATCTGAATGATTGATATCAGGCGGGCGGACTTGGACACCGTGGTCACGCAAGTCGCGGACGATTTGTGCCGGGGCATAGAACCCCATCGGCTGGCTGTTTAATAAAGCACAGGCGAACGCCGCCGGATAATGACGCTTCATCCAGGCAGAGACATAGACCAACAGGGCAAAACTGGCAGCATGACTTTCGGGGAAACCGTAGTCGCCAAAGCCTTCGATTTGTTTGAAGCAGCGCGCGGCAAAGTCCGCATCATAGCCGCGACCCGTCATGCCGTTGATGAATTTTTCCTGAAAAGTATGGATCGTGCCGGTGTGCTTGAATGTTGCCATGGCGCGGCGCAGTTGATCGGCTTCAGACGGTGTGAACCCCGCCGCGACGACAGCGACTTTCATCGCCTGTTCTTGAAACAACGGCACACCTAAGGTTTTGCCCAGCACGCCCTTCAGTTCATCCGAGGGGAATGAAACCTGTTCCTCGCCATTACGGCGGCGCAGGTAGGGATGAACCATGTCACCTTGGATGGGGCCGGGGCGAACAATGGCGACTTCAATCACCAAATCATAAAAAGTTCGTGGTCGCATGCGCGGAAGGAAGGACATCTGTGCCCGACTTTCGACTTGGAAAACACCAATGCTATCAGCAACGCACAGCATGTCATAAACCGCAGGGTCCTCTGGCGGTACGGTGGCGAGACCGAAGGTTTTGCCATAGTGTCCGCGAATGAGCCCGAACCCCTTCCGCACGCAACTCAGCATGCCGAGTCCCAACACATCGACCTTGAGAATGCCCAGGTCATCGAGATCGTTCTTATCCCATTGAATGACGGTGCGGTCCTCCATGGAGGCATTTTCCACTGGCGTCACTTCATCCAATCGCCCCCGGGTTATGACCATGCCGCCGACATGTTGCGACAGGTGGCGGGGGAAGCCGATTAGCTCCAAGGTGAGATCAAGGGTGCGTCGTAAATTAGATTCGTCCGGGTCCAGGCCAAGCTCGCGAATACGATCATCACCCAGACCGTCTTTCGACGATCGCCAGTTCTGATTGGCCAAGGCCGCCACCAAGTCTTGGCTCAATCCCATTACCTTGCCGACTTCACGAACCGCACGGCGGGATCGGTAGTGAATGATGGTCGCGGTCATGCCGGCTCGGTCGCGGCCATATTTCTCATAGATATATTGCAGCACTTCTTCGCGGCGTTCGTGTTCGAAGTCGACGTCGATGTCAGGCGGCTCGTCACGGGCGTCTGAAATAAAGCGTTCGAACAGAAGGTCCAGTCGGTCTGGGTCAACTGCCGTGATCCCCAACACGAAACATACCGCCGAGTTCGCTGCCGAGCCCCGGCCTTGGCAGAGGATGTCACGGCTGCGAGCGAACTTCACAAGATCATGAACGGTCAAAAAATAAGGCGCGTAGTTCAAGCGATTGATCAGCTCCAATTCATGCTCAATCTGTGCTTTGACTTTGCCCGGCAAGCGGTGGGGATACCGCTCCTGTGCTCCTTGCCAAGTGAGATGAATAAGTTCTTCTTGCGGCGCGCGACCATCGGTCGTGATTTCATCAGGGTATTCGTAGCGCAGTTCATCCAGGTTAAAGGTGCAGCGTTCAGCGATCTCAAGGGTGCGCACAAGGGCGTCTGGATAGGACTGAAACAGCTGCGCCATTTCGTCCTGTCCCTTGATGTGGCGTTCAGCGTTTTTCAGTACCCGCGTGCCCGCTTCAGCCAGGGTGCAGCCTTCGCGAATACACGTCATCACATCGGCCAGCGGTCGGCGCTCTGGGATATGCATCAGCACATCGTTGGTTGCGACCAAGGGAACGCCGCAGCGATCTGCCAGCCAAGCCAGTGTGCGCACTTGCGCATCATCATCGCCTCGGGACAGATGCTGTGCTGCCAGATAGACATCGCCTGGGAAGGCGCGTCGCCAAGCTTGGAGTTGGCCTTCGAAGGCAAGGTCTGGGACTTCGGGAGGCAAGACGATCAGCACCATGCCTTGGGCAGCATCCATCACGTCGCGTCGATAAAGTTCGCAATCGCCTTTTGCTGCCCGACGTCTTCCCAGGGTGATCAATCGGGACAGGCGACCATAGGCGGCGCGGTCCATGGGCAGGGCAAGCAGACTTGCTCCATCCCGTAAATCCAAACGTGCCCCGACGACCAGCGTCAACCCAGCTTCCTTCGCCGCGACATGGGCCCGGACCACGCCGCTAAGACTGTTCCGGTCGGTGATGGCGATGGCTTTGAGCCCAAGAGCCGCCGCCTGGAACACTAATTCATCAGGGTGAGATGCCC
The Rhodospirillaceae bacterium genome window above contains:
- a CDS encoding error-prone DNA polymerase; amino-acid sequence: MTDYAELQVTSNFTFLEGASHPDELVFQAAALGLKAIAITDRNSLSGVVRAHVAAKEAGLTLVVGARLDLRDGASLLALPMDRAAYGRLSRLITLGRRRAAKGDCELYRRDVMDAAQGMVLIVLPPEVPDLAFEGQLQAWRRAFPGDVYLAAQHLSRGDDDAQVRTLAWLADRCGVPLVATNDVLMHIPERRPLADVMTCIREGCTLAEAGTRVLKNAERHIKGQDEMAQLFQSYPDALVRTLEIAERCTFNLDELRYEYPDEITTDGRAPQEELIHLTWQGAQERYPHRLPGKVKAQIEHELELINRLNYAPYFLTVHDLVKFARSRDILCQGRGSAANSAVCFVLGITAVDPDRLDLLFERFISDARDEPPDIDVDFEHERREEVLQYIYEKYGRDRAGMTATIIHYRSRRAVREVGKVMGLSQDLVAALANQNWRSSKDGLGDDRIRELGLDPDESNLRRTLDLTLELIGFPRHLSQHVGGMVITRGRLDEVTPVENASMEDRTVIQWDKNDLDDLGILKVDVLGLGMLSCVRKGFGLIRGHYGKTFGLATVPPEDPAVYDMLCVADSIGVFQVESRAQMSFLPRMRPRTFYDLVIEVAIVRPGPIQGDMVHPYLRRRNGEEQVSFPSDELKGVLGKTLGVPLFQEQAMKVAVVAAGFTPSEADQLRRAMATFKHTGTIHTFQEKFINGMTGRGYDADFAARCFKQIEGFGDYGFPESHAASFALLVYVSAWMKRHYPAAFACALLNSQPMGFYAPAQIVRDLRDHGVQVRPPDINHSDWDSALELGDDPKDPAGGWALRLGFRQIKGLAQTDADWIVAARGNGYADPVAVWRRAGVNKVALEALARADAFGSLDLNRRQALWAVKPLGDKPLPLFSTLKDDDLFSEPDVSLPTMTLGEEVMEDYSTIKLSLKCHPLALLRRDLTSEGVLPNGDLLRTPDDTRVIVSGLVLIRQRPGTAKGVIFLTLEDETGVANIIVWADKFEAYRRQVLRARLIRIHGRLQRQGIVTHIVAHRIEDLSERLEGLRVGSVLRVPSLRDASG